A single genomic interval of Gemmatimonadota bacterium harbors:
- a CDS encoding TRAP transporter large permease subunit, protein MTGLLVALLLLAGVLGLPLFLVLSGIAMVSFTAIDVGLSSVVIEMLRLAGSPLLVAIPVFTFAGAVFAEGGASGRLVALSREWLGWLPGGMAVVALLTCALFTAFTGASGVTIVAVGGLLLPALARSGYPERYSLGLLTTSGSLGLLFPPSLPMIIYAYVAGVAVDDLFIAGVVPGLLLVALLAIHGARRAGVAQVTRSPFRWDRALRALREAAWEIPLPFVVLGGIYSGRVTVTEAATLTAAYAIVVEAGIYRDVPLRRLPALAGESMVLVAGILAILAAAFGLTNYLIDAEVPMRLLEWMQGAFTSRIMFLLALNLFLLIVGSLMDIFSALIVVVPLIVPVAEGYGVSLVHLGIIFLANLEIGYSTPPIGLNLFIASYRFGRSVVELYRASLPFLGILLIALALITYVPQLSLFLLSVIRGGG, encoded by the coding sequence GTGACCGGGCTTCTCGTCGCGCTTCTTCTCCTCGCCGGGGTGCTGGGACTCCCGCTCTTTCTGGTGCTGTCCGGAATCGCGATGGTCTCGTTCACCGCCATCGATGTGGGACTCTCCTCGGTCGTCATCGAGATGCTCCGGCTTGCGGGGTCTCCGCTTCTCGTCGCGATCCCCGTCTTCACCTTCGCGGGAGCGGTCTTTGCCGAAGGAGGCGCGTCCGGGCGGCTCGTCGCGCTGTCGCGGGAGTGGCTGGGCTGGCTTCCCGGCGGCATGGCCGTGGTCGCTCTCCTGACCTGCGCTCTCTTCACCGCGTTCACGGGAGCCAGCGGAGTCACCATCGTGGCGGTCGGCGGGCTGCTTCTTCCGGCGCTGGCAAGGTCCGGCTATCCGGAGCGTTACTCCCTCGGGCTGCTCACGACCTCGGGGTCTCTGGGGCTCCTGTTCCCTCCCAGCCTTCCGATGATCATCTACGCGTATGTGGCGGGAGTCGCGGTCGATGACCTGTTCATCGCCGGAGTGGTGCCGGGGTTGCTCCTTGTCGCGCTGCTGGCGATCCACGGCGCACGCCGCGCGGGCGTTGCACAGGTCACGCGAAGCCCCTTCCGATGGGATCGCGCCCTCCGCGCTCTCCGTGAAGCCGCGTGGGAGATTCCGCTCCCGTTTGTGGTGCTCGGCGGGATCTACTCCGGTCGCGTCACCGTCACCGAAGCCGCCACCCTCACCGCTGCCTATGCGATCGTTGTCGAGGCGGGCATCTACCGCGATGTCCCCCTGCGCCGCCTCCCCGCGCTGGCCGGCGAGAGCATGGTGCTGGTCGCCGGGATCCTCGCAATCCTGGCCGCGGCCTTCGGGCTGACGAACTACCTGATCGACGCCGAGGTTCCCATGCGGCTTCTGGAGTGGATGCAGGGCGCATTCACCTCACGCATCATGTTCCTTCTCGCGCTCAATCTCTTCCTGCTGATCGTCGGAAGCCTGATGGACATCTTCTCCGCGCTCATCGTCGTCGTGCCGCTCATCGTTCCGGTCGCGGAGGGCTATGGCGTGAGTCTTGTGCATCTGGGGATCATCTTCCTGGCGAACCTCGAGATCGGATACTCCACACCGCCGATCGGACTCAACCTCTTCATCGCGTCGTATCGCTTCGGGAGGTCCGTCGTGGAACTCTACCGCGCCAGCCTGCCCTTCCTCGGGATCCTGTTGATCGCTCTGGCGCTGATCACCTATGTTCCTCAGTTGAGCCTGTTCCTTCTGAGCGTGATTCGAGGAGGCGGATGA
- a CDS encoding TRAP transporter small permease subunit codes for MGGTAEALAQAVSHLPEIGPFLLGGFPVLLLVAGLAFLVRHGRPFTVLCRLLDHVLLGLIVGSLFAILGLSALQIVLRNLLGTGFLWIDPLTRHLLLLMALSGMVRAVAGKRHIRIDAATRLLSARAARGVGTGIALLAGWISLALTHASLSLLGDELLFSELLFLDIPSWVVVALFPAAFLPLALRFLFLAFQEMAGEASTAPSVGEKANAEAGS; via the coding sequence GTGGGCGGCACAGCGGAAGCTCTGGCGCAAGCGGTGTCCCATCTTCCCGAGATTGGGCCCTTCCTGCTCGGCGGGTTCCCCGTTCTGCTCCTCGTGGCGGGCCTCGCGTTTCTCGTCCGTCATGGCCGCCCGTTCACCGTGCTCTGCCGACTTCTCGATCATGTGCTCCTGGGGCTGATCGTGGGTTCCCTCTTCGCCATCCTGGGGCTCTCCGCGCTTCAGATTGTCCTGCGGAATCTTCTGGGGACGGGGTTTCTCTGGATCGACCCGCTGACGCGGCATCTTCTGCTTCTGATGGCGCTCTCCGGCATGGTGCGCGCGGTTGCAGGCAAGCGTCACATCCGGATCGACGCCGCCACCCGGCTCCTCTCCGCGCGCGCGGCCCGGGGAGTCGGCACGGGGATTGCGCTTCTCGCGGGGTGGATCTCGCTCGCGCTCACGCACGCATCGCTCTCGCTCCTCGGCGATGAACTCCTGTTCAGCGAACTCCTCTTCCTGGACATTCCGTCGTGGGTCGTCGTGGCGCTCTTCCCGGCGGCCTTCCTTCCGCTTGCGCTTCGGTTCCTCTTCCTCGCGTTTCAGGAGATGGCGGGTGAAGCGTCGACGGCACCATCGGTGGGAGAGAAGGCGAACGCGGAGGCGGGCTCGTGA
- the dctP gene encoding TRAP transporter substrate-binding protein DctP: MRLRTMLMTLAALGLLATPRPASAKPRVTMKIATLAPEGSTWMNLMHELDDRVREDTGEEAGFRFYPGGVQGDEKLVLRKMRSGQLHGGGFTGNGLGVIAPELRVLEAPFLFTDEGELDAVHDAFDEEFSALVESRGYVLLGWAEVGFVHVFTREPVRRLADFRDVRMWLWEGDPLPELFFREAGITPVPLPITDVYTSLQTGLIDGVYCSPYACVVLQWHTRVGAMSATPISHAIGAVVVTRKQFEKISAESREKIRGIASDIFTRLKSASRDENRRAVEDIRAAGITVVQADEDAVEEFLAIGARSADLGTASLFPAELLGRVRARILAHREAASAPEE; encoded by the coding sequence TTGCGGCTCCGCACCATGCTGATGACTCTGGCCGCGCTGGGCCTTCTTGCAACCCCGCGCCCCGCGAGCGCGAAGCCGCGCGTCACGATGAAGATCGCGACGCTCGCGCCGGAGGGTTCCACCTGGATGAACCTCATGCACGAACTCGACGACCGCGTCCGCGAGGACACGGGCGAAGAGGCCGGATTCCGGTTCTACCCCGGCGGCGTGCAGGGAGACGAGAAGCTCGTCCTGCGGAAGATGCGCAGCGGGCAGCTTCATGGCGGGGGCTTCACCGGGAACGGACTGGGGGTCATCGCGCCGGAGCTTCGCGTGCTGGAAGCGCCGTTCCTCTTCACCGACGAAGGGGAACTGGACGCCGTGCACGACGCGTTCGACGAGGAGTTCTCCGCCCTGGTGGAGAGCCGTGGTTATGTTCTTCTCGGGTGGGCCGAGGTGGGCTTCGTCCATGTCTTCACCCGGGAACCGGTCCGGCGGCTCGCGGACTTCCGCGATGTGCGCATGTGGCTCTGGGAGGGGGATCCGCTGCCCGAGCTTTTCTTCCGGGAGGCGGGGATCACTCCGGTGCCGTTGCCGATCACGGATGTCTACACGAGTCTCCAGACGGGTCTGATCGATGGCGTCTACTGCTCGCCGTATGCGTGTGTCGTGCTGCAGTGGCATACGCGGGTCGGGGCCATGAGTGCCACGCCGATCAGCCACGCCATCGGCGCCGTGGTGGTGACGCGCAAACAGTTCGAGAAGATCAGTGCGGAGTCGCGTGAGAAGATTCGAGGGATTGCCTCGGACATTTTCACTCGCCTGAAGAGCGCGTCCCGTGACGAGAACCGTCGCGCGGTCGAGGACATCCGTGCCGCGGGGATCACCGTGGTCCAGGCGGACGAAGACGCCGTGGAAGAGTTCCTCGCCATCGGGGCCCGGTCGGCCGACCTCGGGACCGCCTCCCTCTTCCCGGCGGAGCTTCTAGGACGCGTGCGCGCCCGGATTCTCGCTCACCGCGAAGCCGCATCGGCGCCGGAAGAGTAG
- a CDS encoding TRAP transporter TatT component family protein: MKKQRAAIAALAWVAVSVTGCSTTRLTVDLMAPVLRDTTTAALRSQDPQLVREALPTSILLLQGLLESHPEQSEVARLASMLSFSYAYAFVEDEDPARASTLYRQGIELGWRAFGDPDREQAIRSGDFPSLREALAACDPGDAPALLWIAANWSSWIQLNLADPRAAADLARVLPLVTRLVELDGDAFWGMPHILLGSLHGARPAMLGGDSAASLAEFELAFAASDRTLLMAQVFYARTYCMQVFDGDLYRSSLREVLDAPAGQLPDAELMNAVAREKAARLLPLADEIFD; this comes from the coding sequence TTGAAGAAGCAGCGTGCGGCCATCGCCGCGCTCGCGTGGGTCGCGGTTTCGGTCACGGGTTGCAGCACCACGCGCCTCACCGTGGATCTCATGGCGCCCGTCCTTCGCGACACCACCACGGCCGCGCTTCGCTCTCAGGATCCCCAGCTGGTTCGCGAGGCCCTGCCCACCAGCATTCTCCTTCTGCAAGGGCTTCTGGAATCCCACCCCGAGCAGAGCGAAGTGGCGCGACTGGCTTCCATGCTCTCCTTTTCGTATGCGTACGCATTCGTCGAGGACGAGGACCCGGCCCGCGCCTCCACTCTCTACCGGCAGGGAATCGAACTCGGGTGGCGCGCGTTCGGAGATCCGGATCGTGAGCAGGCGATCCGGTCCGGCGACTTTCCGTCGCTGCGGGAGGCGCTGGCCGCCTGCGATCCCGGGGACGCCCCCGCGCTCCTGTGGATCGCGGCCAACTGGAGTTCGTGGATCCAGCTGAATCTGGCGGATCCGCGAGCCGCCGCCGACCTTGCGCGGGTGCTTCCGCTTGTCACGCGACTGGTCGAACTCGACGGCGACGCGTTCTGGGGGATGCCCCACATTCTCCTGGGCTCCCTCCACGGCGCGCGCCCCGCCATGCTCGGCGGAGATTCCGCAGCCTCGCTCGCGGAGTTTGAACTCGCATTCGCCGCAAGCGACCGGACCCTTCTCATGGCGCAGGTGTTCTATGCGCGAACCTACTGCATGCAGGTCTTCGACGGGGATCTCTACCGGTCGTCCCTGCGCGAAGTGCTGGATGCGCCCGCGGGGCAGCTTCCGGATGCGGAACTGATGAATGCGGTTGCCCGGGAAAAGGCCGCGCGCCTTCTCCCTCTTGCCGACGAGATCTTCGACTAG
- a CDS encoding FlgD immunoglobulin-like domain containing protein, translating into MLTRRLLPALLLPALLLPARAWATPYWTETDAAVARAVRLPAGERPDARPPAGTRASSYDDAFARAVWFIASMQVSDPLDPEYGGIREGETLLHIIQTDNTSESIWMFSHYFDRTGDASILPHLDASWTYVLGHPAYSEEGSSLPANGYYRYYNCGWALRAGMEFTRVFADTTHKAYVDSCANYLSANTLSVTGSGNMHDRVNPAVLSWGAGNLRAYGVAASDSLWMANGWKRGRRAKNWVDADPGILGREEWAMSGGAVMWGLLESYFDEYPAEEAAWVASNAGFMDTFADPGSWENAWQGWYAFGWKRLEESTGDPAHGMNHRSLTDYLLAFDATDLDGGIQGQPSDPDSSDQAWVTAYLGFMGLKPLLTGATAVPPPGTNASGPVLLLPARPNPFRGSTAIPVHLSAPSVAVVDILTVSGRRVARLVNGTLPAGVTTVHWDGRDPSGRSAASGLYLVRIEAGGTREARTVLRVR; encoded by the coding sequence ATGCTGACGCGCCGCCTCCTTCCCGCCCTTCTCCTTCCCGCCCTCCTGCTGCCTGCCCGGGCGTGGGCCACGCCCTACTGGACGGAGACCGACGCCGCGGTGGCGCGCGCGGTCCGTCTCCCCGCCGGGGAACGCCCCGACGCACGGCCCCCCGCCGGGACGCGCGCGTCCTCCTACGACGATGCCTTCGCGCGCGCGGTCTGGTTCATCGCGTCGATGCAGGTCTCCGATCCCCTGGACCCCGAGTACGGCGGGATCCGCGAAGGGGAGACGCTCCTGCACATCATCCAGACCGACAACACCTCCGAGTCCATCTGGATGTTCTCGCACTACTTCGACCGGACGGGAGACGCGTCCATCCTCCCGCACCTCGACGCGTCATGGACCTATGTCCTCGGGCACCCCGCCTACTCGGAAGAGGGAAGCTCCCTTCCGGCGAACGGTTACTACCGCTACTACAACTGCGGCTGGGCGCTCCGCGCGGGAATGGAGTTCACCCGCGTCTTCGCGGACACCACCCACAAGGCGTATGTGGACAGCTGCGCCAACTACCTGTCGGCGAACACGCTGAGCGTGACCGGTTCCGGGAACATGCACGACCGCGTGAACCCGGCCGTGCTCTCCTGGGGTGCGGGGAACCTGCGCGCCTACGGGGTGGCCGCGTCCGACTCACTCTGGATGGCCAACGGATGGAAGCGCGGTCGGCGCGCGAAGAACTGGGTCGACGCGGACCCCGGCATTCTCGGGCGCGAGGAATGGGCCATGTCCGGGGGCGCCGTGATGTGGGGGCTCCTCGAGTCGTACTTCGACGAGTATCCCGCTGAAGAGGCGGCCTGGGTGGCGTCGAACGCCGGGTTCATGGACACCTTCGCGGACCCGGGTTCGTGGGAGAACGCCTGGCAGGGCTGGTACGCGTTCGGGTGGAAACGCCTGGAGGAGTCGACCGGAGATCCCGCCCACGGAATGAACCACCGGAGTCTGACGGACTACCTTCTCGCGTTTGACGCCACCGACCTCGACGGCGGGATCCAGGGACAGCCGTCGGATCCCGACTCGTCCGATCAGGCCTGGGTCACCGCGTACCTGGGATTCATGGGCCTGAAACCTCTTCTCACCGGCGCGACGGCCGTCCCGCCGCCCGGAACGAACGCATCCGGCCCCGTCCTTCTGCTTCCCGCGCGGCCGAACCCTTTTCGCGGGTCCACCGCGATTCCCGTGCATCTGTCGGCCCCGTCGGTCGCCGTCGTGGACATTCTCACGGTCAGCGGCCGTCGTGTAGCGCGTCTCGTGAACGGCACCCTTCCCGCCGGAGTGACCACTGTTCACTGGGATGGAAGGGACCCATCGGGGCGGAGTGCGGCTTCCGGTCTCTACCTCGTGCGGATCGAAGCCGGCGGGACCCGCGAGGCCCGGACCGTTCTGCGCGTGCGCTGA
- a CDS encoding FlgD immunoglobulin-like domain containing protein has protein sequence MKRSIHVRLGLVVLSCLLATAPSVLAENTSWSESITTERGTKIIDHFPPRAEPVPGREARGSEEALFPLSETFLLHSRPGASKVVYIDFDGHGGFEGPYPPYNFEGAPETFSDAELTRIQLIWKVVAEDFLPFEVDITTEDPGIEALRNTGGGDTHWGIRCVVAPGPWDYGWAYVGSFTWDTDYECQAYTGDNSIHWVADTVNHEVGHSLGLSHDGGGGDGEYYQGHGSGHTHWSPIMGWAGYGISQWSLGEYSGANNQEDDLAIITTQNGFGYRPDDHGSTTGGATPISLGSGSLELAAEGIIERNDDVDFFSFTMTAAGDVQLLVEPDGLEVPVDGVGIVNAAANLDILAELHDSQGAVLQSSNPVDFLHADLQANLAPGDYYVSVTGVGKGNPLGDGYTDYGCLGYFSVSTSTSVPTGVGDLASLRPETVRLAQNVPNPFDLQTAIRFDLHETSDVALRILDVNGAVVRTLVQGARSAGAYTERWDGRDVAGSPVASGIYFYELRAGGDREVKKLILMR, from the coding sequence ATGAAGCGGTCCATCCACGTGCGACTTGGGCTGGTCGTACTGTCGTGCTTACTCGCCACCGCACCCTCCGTCCTCGCGGAGAACACCTCCTGGTCCGAGTCCATCACCACCGAGCGAGGCACCAAGATCATCGACCACTTCCCGCCCCGCGCGGAGCCCGTCCCTGGGAGGGAGGCGCGAGGGTCGGAGGAGGCCCTGTTCCCGCTCTCTGAGACCTTCCTGTTGCACAGCCGCCCAGGCGCGTCGAAGGTGGTGTACATCGATTTCGACGGACACGGCGGGTTCGAGGGACCATATCCGCCCTACAACTTCGAGGGTGCCCCGGAGACTTTCTCGGACGCCGAGCTGACTCGCATCCAGCTCATCTGGAAGGTGGTCGCGGAGGACTTCCTGCCCTTCGAGGTCGACATCACCACAGAGGACCCGGGGATCGAGGCGCTCCGCAACACGGGCGGCGGCGATACGCACTGGGGGATCCGCTGCGTGGTAGCCCCCGGGCCTTGGGATTACGGCTGGGCGTACGTCGGTTCCTTCACCTGGGATACGGATTACGAGTGCCAAGCCTATACGGGAGACAACTCCATCCACTGGGTCGCCGACACGGTCAACCACGAGGTCGGCCACTCGCTCGGCCTGAGCCACGACGGAGGCGGAGGGGACGGCGAATACTACCAGGGGCACGGATCGGGGCACACGCACTGGAGCCCCATCATGGGATGGGCGGGATACGGCATCAGCCAGTGGAGCCTTGGGGAGTACTCGGGGGCGAACAACCAAGAAGACGATCTCGCCATCATCACGACGCAGAACGGCTTCGGATACCGGCCGGACGATCACGGCTCGACGACGGGCGGGGCCACTCCGATCTCGCTCGGGAGCGGATCGCTCGAACTCGCGGCCGAGGGGATCATCGAACGAAACGACGACGTCGACTTCTTCTCGTTCACGATGACGGCCGCGGGCGACGTCCAGCTGCTCGTCGAGCCGGACGGTCTCGAGGTCCCCGTCGACGGCGTCGGCATCGTCAACGCCGCAGCGAACCTGGACATTCTGGCGGAGCTGCATGATTCTCAGGGCGCAGTCCTGCAGAGTTCGAACCCGGTCGATTTCCTTCACGCGGATCTTCAAGCGAATCTGGCGCCCGGCGATTACTACGTATCCGTCACGGGGGTTGGGAAGGGGAACCCTCTCGGCGACGGGTACACGGACTACGGGTGCCTGGGCTACTTCTCCGTTTCCACGAGCACGAGCGTCCCAACGGGAGTCGGGGACCTTGCCTCGCTGCGGCCCGAGACGGTCAGGCTAGCGCAGAACGTCCCGAACCCGTTCGACCTTCAAACCGCGATCCGTTTCGATCTCCACGAAACGTCCGATGTGGCGCTCCGGATCCTCGACGTGAACGGGGCAGTGGTGCGGACGCTCGTTCAAGGGGCTCGCTCGGCAGGAGCGTACACGGAGCGGTGGGACGGTCGGGATGTGGCGGGGAGCCCGGTGGCGAGTGGGATCTATTTCTACGAGCTCCGAGCCGGTGGCGACCGCGAGGTGAAGAAGCTGATCCTGATGCGGTAG
- the lexA gene encoding transcriptional repressor LexA, producing the protein MGGKSLTARQAEILDYLRETIDMEGVPPTIREIGERFGIRSTKGVEDHLAALVRKEVIRREPGKSRAIVILDRPDFRSARSVPLVGSIAAGSPILAVENREADFIMDEALLGTGETFLLTVKGDSMEEAAILDGDLVVVRSQSQAASGEIIAARLGEEATVKRLRRSRKGTTLEPANAAYDPIPVSASDEFEILGKVVGIYRRL; encoded by the coding sequence ATGGGCGGAAAGTCGCTGACGGCCAGACAGGCCGAGATCCTGGACTACCTCCGGGAGACCATCGACATGGAGGGCGTCCCCCCGACGATCCGGGAGATCGGGGAACGCTTTGGGATTCGCTCGACCAAGGGAGTGGAGGACCATCTCGCCGCACTGGTGCGGAAGGAGGTCATTCGTCGGGAGCCGGGGAAGTCCCGGGCGATTGTCATTCTGGACCGGCCGGATTTTCGCTCGGCGCGTTCGGTTCCGCTGGTGGGGAGCATCGCGGCGGGAAGTCCCATTCTGGCGGTGGAGAACCGAGAGGCGGACTTCATCATGGACGAGGCTCTTCTGGGAACCGGGGAGACCTTCCTCCTGACCGTGAAGGGAGACTCCATGGAAGAGGCCGCAATCCTGGACGGAGATCTGGTGGTGGTGCGGTCTCAGAGCCAAGCGGCCAGCGGAGAGATCATCGCCGCGCGGCTGGGAGAAGAGGCTACCGTGAAGAGGCTTCGCCGGTCCCGCAAGGGGACCACGCTGGAACCGGCCAACGCGGCGTACGACCCCATCCCCGTGAGCGCGTCGGACGAGTTCGAGATTCTGGGGAAGGTGGTGGGAATCTACCGACGCCTGTAG
- a CDS encoding right-handed parallel beta-helix repeat-containing protein — protein sequence MKWMPRMVLPTALLLVVAQTAPGAVRRVPDDHTTIAAALTASASGDSVLVAEGTYAEHLNLVDGVVLLGGWDPGFTTQDPSVHTTNVHGGGTGSPFTADATIGAATLVSGFLITGGGGFPGAGVVIDGGSPTIRGNDIYANGSPGIAGGVLIRSGSTARIEGNLIRINTSTSSGGGLRVESSSPSIVGNTIRGNVATDAGGGIYFFASSAICSTNVFLNNSSTDGGGGGVYFQNCPDGITVADCLFEGNTSTYGGAALLRDESTVSFSDTHFELNTAISNGGAICALSFTTLSLDRCTFANCTAGSYGGGVYARFAEVSFTGTDPLAALPDAGMSGCHAGTEGGGIFFSDCEGEISRSAFSECTAVSRGGGIGLFRSAVTILGTLVAECVSEDGGGIAVTSDRANNSPVTLIQQCTIYGCSATGSPSNKHGGGVVHIANNGEKAAELIATIVCHTRQGTAIRCKKWSGSGAGKPSFSYTIFHQDSSNPETTAVGGNQCLSALSGPQNHDGDDPLLCGLPSPVDFSLQDCSPAVIAGSTDPTGEWPFMGVAKTTCACETVQSSLESISWGRVKSLYR from the coding sequence ATGAAGTGGATGCCAAGAATGGTCCTCCCGACCGCTCTCCTGCTGGTTGTCGCCCAGACGGCCCCGGGAGCGGTCCGGAGGGTTCCCGACGACCACACCACCATCGCCGCGGCACTGACCGCCTCGGCCTCTGGAGACAGCGTCCTCGTCGCCGAAGGCACCTATGCCGAGCACCTGAATCTCGTCGACGGGGTGGTGCTTCTGGGCGGGTGGGATCCCGGCTTCACGACGCAGGATCCGTCCGTTCACACGACGAATGTTCATGGCGGCGGAACCGGATCCCCCTTCACGGCCGATGCCACCATCGGCGCCGCAACGCTCGTCAGCGGCTTCCTCATTACCGGAGGGGGCGGCTTCCCCGGCGCGGGGGTCGTGATCGACGGCGGGTCTCCGACAATCCGCGGCAACGACATCTACGCGAATGGTTCCCCCGGAATCGCGGGCGGCGTACTGATTCGCTCGGGATCGACGGCGCGCATCGAAGGCAACCTGATTCGAATCAACACATCCACGAGCAGCGGTGGCGGGCTTCGTGTGGAAAGCTCCTCCCCCAGCATCGTCGGCAACACGATCCGCGGGAATGTCGCGACCGACGCCGGCGGCGGGATCTACTTCTTCGCTTCCTCCGCCATCTGCAGCACGAATGTGTTCCTCAACAACTCCTCCACGGATGGCGGTGGCGGCGGCGTCTACTTTCAGAACTGCCCGGACGGCATCACGGTCGCAGACTGCCTGTTCGAAGGGAACACCTCCACCTATGGAGGCGCGGCGCTCCTTCGCGATGAGTCGACCGTCTCGTTTTCAGACACGCACTTTGAACTCAACACCGCCATCAGCAACGGGGGCGCCATCTGCGCACTCTCGTTCACCACTCTCTCACTGGACCGATGCACCTTCGCGAACTGCACCGCCGGTTCGTACGGGGGCGGTGTCTACGCCCGCTTTGCCGAGGTCTCCTTCACGGGAACGGATCCCCTGGCCGCACTGCCCGACGCGGGGATGTCCGGCTGTCATGCGGGGACAGAAGGCGGTGGCATCTTCTTCTCCGACTGCGAGGGAGAGATCTCGCGGAGTGCCTTCTCCGAGTGCACGGCCGTGTCTCGCGGTGGTGGAATCGGCCTCTTCCGCTCGGCGGTGACCATCCTTGGCACGCTCGTCGCAGAGTGCGTGTCGGAAGACGGCGGCGGAATCGCGGTGACCAGTGACCGGGCCAACAACTCTCCCGTGACCCTAATCCAGCAGTGCACGATCTACGGATGCTCCGCCACCGGTTCACCCAGCAACAAGCACGGCGGCGGTGTCGTGCACATCGCCAACAATGGTGAGAAGGCCGCCGAACTGATCGCGACCATTGTCTGCCATACGCGTCAGGGAACCGCGATTCGGTGCAAGAAGTGGTCCGGGTCGGGCGCGGGAAAGCCGTCTTTCTCCTACACCATCTTCCATCAGGACAGTTCCAACCCCGAGACAACCGCGGTGGGTGGCAACCAGTGTCTGAGTGCACTCAGTGGACCGCAAAACCACGACGGAGATGATCCCCTTCTCTGCGGCCTGCCGTCCCCGGTGGACTTCAGCCTTCAGGATTGCAGCCCCGCCGTAATTGCCGGATCCACCGACCCCACAGGCGAGTGGCCGTTCATGGGTGTCGCAAAGACCACCTGCGCCTGCGAGACGGTCCAGTCCTCACTGGAGTCCATCTCCTGGGGCCGGGTCAAGTCGCTCTACCGGTAG
- a CDS encoding carbohydrate porin, whose translation MRAFCAPFAQDALFAPRGLLLLAGLLALPALAESEPGLGNPGTSAEISFRATALLHAADEPAAASWEGASAFDAMATIPWKRGSWTALLETGRGAGYGEHLPTLSGLYDDADDDPSIHVTEFYFDAPASEGRIGFEVGKLDLTARLESPACGRWDGAGFHSTGFVHSLAVAYPDPGPGGTLRVRPTGATTLSLGWASADASWERPFSRPFVWAQLEFARAHARRPGTWVVHAWRNGSDHERLDLPGTTTGAGWGAGVSGIQEVGGNAAFFLRAGLQREEIYAVGQSFSGGVMLSGTAFRRPHDEAGVAIGVARPGGPFATAAHAAGRVPADERHIEAYYRVNIGGGWSLSPHMHWITNPQGERSGDDARVFGVLTSWEG comes from the coding sequence ATGCGTGCCTTTTGCGCTCCTTTCGCTCAAGACGCCCTTTTTGCTCCGCGAGGTCTGCTTCTTCTGGCAGGCCTCCTGGCTCTCCCCGCTCTCGCCGAATCGGAACCGGGTCTTGGGAACCCCGGCACCTCGGCCGAGATCTCCTTTCGAGCAACCGCCCTCCTTCATGCCGCCGATGAACCCGCCGCGGCATCCTGGGAAGGCGCCTCCGCGTTCGACGCCATGGCGACCATTCCGTGGAAGCGCGGCTCCTGGACGGCGCTGCTGGAAACGGGCCGCGGCGCGGGTTACGGCGAGCACCTCCCGACCCTTTCCGGGCTCTACGACGACGCGGACGACGACCCCTCCATCCATGTGACGGAGTTCTATTTCGACGCTCCGGCCTCCGAGGGGCGAATCGGCTTCGAGGTCGGAAAGCTCGATCTCACCGCCCGGCTGGAAAGCCCGGCCTGCGGGCGCTGGGACGGGGCCGGGTTTCATTCGACCGGCTTTGTTCACTCGCTGGCTGTCGCCTACCCCGATCCCGGCCCCGGGGGCACTCTTCGCGTTCGTCCCACCGGTGCGACCACGCTCTCCCTCGGATGGGCTTCGGCCGACGCCTCGTGGGAGCGCCCCTTCTCCCGACCCTTCGTCTGGGCGCAACTGGAGTTCGCCCGGGCCCATGCCCGACGCCCCGGGACATGGGTGGTGCATGCGTGGAGGAACGGGTCCGACCACGAGAGGTTGGATTTACCGGGAACGACGACCGGGGCGGGCTGGGGCGCGGGCGTGTCCGGCATTCAGGAGGTGGGCGGGAATGCGGCGTTCTTCCTGCGAGCGGGCCTGCAGCGAGAGGAGATCTACGCGGTGGGCCAGTCGTTCAGCGGCGGGGTCATGCTCAGCGGGACCGCGTTCCGCCGGCCTCACGACGAGGCGGGCGTCGCCATCGGCGTCGCGAGACCGGGCGGACCGTTCGCGACGGCCGCGCATGCGGCGGGCCGCGTTCCCGCTGACGAACGGCATATCGAAGCCTACTACCGAGTGAACATCGGCGGCGGCTGGTCTCTCTCCCCGCATATGCACTGGATCACGAATCCCCAAGGGGAACGAAGCGGCGACGACGCCCGGGTCTTCGGCGTGCTGACCTCATGGGAAGGCTGA